The Candidatus Micrarchaeia archaeon region GATTGAGTAGCCCGCCTTGACCCGGTAAACCGCCTGTGTCGCCTGTTGCTGCATTATCGGCCCCTTAAACGCTGAACTCCACGTCGTTAACCTGAGTCACCGGCAGGATGGCGGCGGCCATGAGGATGATGACGGCAGCGCCTTCCATAACCGCCACTCCGCCCGTATCTAGGACCCGGAGATAGCGTTGCCGTTCCCGCAGGTTCACCCGGCCCACGTAGACGGTGTTGTCGTTGCTTGCGGTAATGGCCGTGAAGGCGGCGTCGGTAACGTCGGCGTAGGCGTCAGCGACGGCGTTGTCTCCCGATTCCTGGACCTTAAAGACGTGGGAGCCAGACCCGGTTACTGCGCCGGCGGCAATAACAATCAGGGCCTCATCGAAGCCCCGACAATCCACTCCGGCACCCTCATTGGCCCCGACCTGGAGAGACTGAGGTAAAAGGCTATGAATCGCCTTGATTTCTTCGTGTGCGGTATATTTCGGCATTTGCGTTTCTCCTTATGCTATATGGTAACGGGGACCGGAACCCTCTCTGGCAGCCTGACCCCCTTTCAGGGTTTATCGGGGTTAGGCCGCGGCGATCCGGGCGGTGTTGCAGAGACAGAAGCTCTCGGCGTGCCGCAGGGCGATGTCCACCTGAGTGATGATCCGCACCCAGGTCTGATCGAAGGCGAAGGAAGTACCGGCCACGTTGGAGCCCAGGATTTCAAACCCCAGCCACTGGCCGATGAGCATTTCCGCCCAATTGCCGAAGAAAATCTCCGTGCAGTTGGTGGAGCCGCCGGTCACCAGGTTAATGGGGAGTTCCGTGGTGTTGGCAAAGGGATAACCCAGGACCGCCTGCAACTGCGCATCGGTCAAGGGCAGCATGGGGTACTCGCCGCCAGTGTCGCCGGAGAAATACGGGTTACGCAACTTCTTGAGCACCCGCTTGATAGCCGGATGGAAGATGAAACCCAGCTTGCCGCGCAGGGCCTTGTCAACCGACAGTTCATACTCCATGTCGGGCCAGGGATTGACAAAGTCGGGGACTGCCCCGGAGCCGGTGCCCAGGGTCACGGTATTGATCCCCGAAGTATTGGCCACCCCCAGGGGCTGGTTCTCGGAACCGATGCCCCGCAGGCCCGCCGTGTCCACTGCCAGGGCCGCGCCCATCGCCAGGTCCTGGCGCACCATGGATTCAGCGTCCGGGCTGGACATGCGCACCAGTTCATTGCTGATTTGCACCATGCCGGTGAGTTTCTTGGGCACCATCTTGAGCTGGCCGACTTCCAGCATGGAGGCGATGATTTCCTTGTTTTCGCCGGTCCAGTAGAAGCTGGCGCCGCCAGTCTGCTTAGCGAAGACCACCGGGGCGCTCACCAGGCCGGAAATGAGCCGGGCACCCATGCGCACACAGACAGCCTCTTCCCTGAACATCTCGATAAACTCCGGCATGGCTTGCATGGGGACCAGATAGCCGCCTTCGCTGTCGGTCCCGGTGCTCATGGCTTTGGTGGTTTTGAAGACCTCCGCCTCCAGGCCGGCACCGAAAGCGTCCCATTCATCCATGGCCTTGCCGGAGCGGATAGCCCGCAATGCCCGGCAGATGGAGAAAGACTTTTTCTCCAGGTCCAGCCCGGGCACATCGGCCCACTTACGGGTCTTGCCCTGGGTTTCGATTTCCTTGAGGCGGGTTTCCAGTTCCCCGTATTTGGTCTGGAGTTCGGGGAACATTTTGAAGGCGTCGAGAATGGTGAGGGGCTTGTCGTCAACACCCTTTACCGTCTCGGCGAGTTTGGCCTGAATATCTGCGAGGAGTTCCTTGATTTTATCCATATCGGCTCCTATGATTTGCACACCGTAAGGTGCAGGTTTTGGGTTAAAGTGCGCAGTTCTTCTATTTCCGCTCCCGCTTCTGCTTCTTCCGCCTCTCCCGCTTGTCTCTCCCCATGAGGCTGTTCGCCGGGGTTCAACGCGAGAGAGTAAATGCTTTCTTTTCCGGTTTTATTTTCGGGTGACGCGTCCTTGCCTTCTTCCGCTGCCGCCGAATCCAGAACCTGTTGGATCATGGCTTGGGCGTTCTTTAAGGCCGTCTTGTTCTTGGCGGAAAGGACGGCCCCGGCTTTGGAAATAATCGAAATGTCGAGTTGCTTGTCGAATTGCTCATGAAATAATTTCAGGGAATCCTTTCTAATCGCCTCAAGCTGCTTTTCATCTAGAACCAGGGACATTGTGAGGGGGACCTGTGCTTTGGTTTCGGCAAGCTCGGCCCCAAGGTCGGCCACCTTTTTGCGGAGGTCCGCAATAAGGTCTTCCCCGGTCTTTTCGTCAACAGGCGCACAGATATGTACCGTCCCCGCCGGAAATTCGGCCCCGCAGGTCCTGCATTTGCAAGTTCCGTATTCCGACAGATCAAGTGCATTGGCCTGATCTTCCGAAATCACCCCCTTCTGCACCGCATTCATCAGGGCGTAGGGGTTCGCTGGCACCGGCACGGCGGAGAGTTCGTAGAGGTCCTGCTTCGTGTATTTGGTGCCCGTCCGGGGCCGATAGCCCTGTTCATCCGGTTCGCCCAAGATCGGCTCCCATTCCATACCCTGGAACCCGACAGAGGTGGCCCGTAAGAAGCCTCCCAGGTAGAGCTTGTAGACCGTCTCCGGCGTCGGGACATGGGAAGGCCAGCCGGCTACGTTGACTTCTTCATCCTTGGGAAAATAGACTTGGAAGGCCAGTACCCCGTCCGCCTTAGCAACCTTCCGGGTCGTACCCACCGGGGGGACGCTGTAATTGTGAGCCCACAGGAACTGAGGATTTTTCAGGTAGTGCTTCAGGTCCCAGCCTTCCACCTCGATGATATCGCCGTAGCGGTCCACGTCCGCCGTGGAGCCGATGAATTCCAAGATCCGATCTTCCGGGTTGCCGACCTGGCGGACCTGAAAATCAAGTGCCTTGTGGGTTAGCTTCATGGCCATCCTCCTTCTCATAAATCGGCGTTAGCCAGGTGACGGGGGTGGAGACTCTCTCGCCTACCTGGCCGAATATGAAGACAAATTCCTTGGTTTCGGGGTCCTGAAACGCATTAACCAGGTCGAGCCCGGCAGGGACGGCATCCTCAACCAGTCGAATCCTGAAGGTTTCCCCGGAAATCGTGATCCCGGCCTTGAACAGGATAGCCAGGATATGAGGGTTGATCTTGACGCCGCAGCGCTCAGACATCCGCAGCCCCCTTCTGGTAGGACCGCCGCACCGCCGGCGTCATGTTGGCCCAATCTTTCGGATATCTGATCTTCATGGCCGGTTGCCGCCGCGGGGCCGGATTGATGGTCAAGGGCGCCTCGCAGGTATGACAGGGGAAATCAGGAAGACAGAAATCGCTCAACTGATTTTCGAGGCAATGAAAGAAGCTCATTTCCACCCCATAGCCCTTGCATAAAAATCGGTCAGCGCTCATTATTCACCCACCACAGGAATGCCCACGCAACGGCAGTTGTGTGAAACAAAACCTTTGGCGATATAGCTTTCATCTTCTTCTACTGCAAAGTTATAAAGACGGCGCGATTTTTTAAGTCCCCATATCTTGACTTCCGTAATCTCAACCGCTACCTGCTCATAAGTTCCGGCATGGTTGAGGGTAAGTAGGTTAAAATATTCCCATTCAGGACCGCCCGGATTACCGTAAAAAACGTGCGCTATCTGATGATCTGGATATTGGGTCAAAATTTCAAGATCGCGGCGACGGTCTTTCTGCTGGTCAGAATGGAAAGCAGCAGAATCGCATTCAATGAACAGTTTGTCTTCCGGACAATAAAAATCTATCCGGCGACGGCCTATGCAGAATTGTTGCTTAAAAGGGAGCCCCTTCTTTTTAAGAAACCTAGCCATACTTCTTTCCAGGCTTGAGCCTTTCCATGAGGCGCGCCCCATTGCCTTGAAGGCCCCAGCTTTTAACATCTCAAGCCGAGAACCCCATTTTTGCTCAATCCCCCTCAACACTTTTTTATGAAAATCGCTTCCTGGGGTTCGGTCAACCGCGGCAAAAAACCCGCCTGGGCCATATTTGCCAAAGGCAACTTCCCGGGCCTTCTTAGTAATTTCATCCGGTTCCCTGACTCCTGCCGCATATTCTCGATTTAGTTGAGCACTGGTTTTTCGACTTATATTTTCCCGGTGGGCCGGGCTACTCCATTGCCCATCGGTAATCTTCTTGCTCAGACAGGAACGGTTGCAGTAGCCAAGCCAATAAGGAATTGGGGCGCCGCAATATTTACAGAAAGCGGCCATGACCATGATCTTGTTACCAGGCTGAATATCGTGGGCATGTTTCCAGGAACCGTCAGCCATTAAAAAGCGGTGGTTTGGCGTAATGGTTATGCCACGCTTGCTTTTTTCCCGGTCTCCTGTCGGAATTAGCCTAATTACTTCGCCCATGTAAGACAGTTGGGGAGAAAGGCGGGTGACTTTTCTAAAGCGGTTTTGGTGAGTCAAAACCATATCCCCGGGGCGAATCTTGCCAATAGATTTCCATCCACTATCCGTAAAGATTGGAATTTGGTGATCAACAAAGCAGCTAATCACTTCCCCCGCCGTGCCCTCCGGGTCGCAAGGATACCGGCAGCCGTTCGGGAAGGTCTGTCCCCGCTTACGCTGCATCCCGGCCTGCGCTGCATGGGTGTCCCGGACCTCGCCGTCCCCCGCCGTGCCCCACTCGATGTTTTCAACCTTGAGCTTGTCCATGGCCGCATCACGGGCCGCGGCCATGCACTGGCCCGTTTCGGTCCTGGCGATGGTCAGGCTCCGGGATTCAGTGAAATTGAAGACCTCGCGAACGCGCTCCTGCAACTGCCCCGCCGACTCGGTATTTGCCAGCCCCTCAGAGATAGTCTCCCGGAGCTTTTCCCGGGTCAGGTCGTTGATCTGCACGACCTTGATGAGCTTGTCCTGCAATACCTCCAGGGCGGCGCTGTCCTGAATGACGAACTCGCCAGCATCAACGCCCAGCTCGGCGTAAATATCGCTCCCGGCTTCCTGTCCGGCGTTCAGGTAGAGCGGCCAGATTTTAGCCCTGAGCTTGCCGTTTGCCTCTGTCAGGTTAAACAGGAGGTCGTCGGGGTCCATCGGAGTTTCCCGTACAAGGCCCTTGTCGCCCAGCTTGTCGGAGATGAGCTTGAGCTGGAGCTTGCGCTGATCATAGAAATAGCTTTTGATCTTCCCCCGGAATTTCTCTTCTATGGCGGTGCGCAGCTTGTTGTACTTCTGCCAGTAGCTCTTGGCGTCGCGCCGGGCCGGGGCCGGGAGGGCCTTGCGGGGTAAGTCCTGGACTGACAATACCTGTGCTTTCTGAGGTTCGGCGGCCGGGGCCGGGGCCTGAATTGAACCGGCCGGCTGCAAGTTGAAAGGGAGGTAACCAACATTGCCGCCGTCGATCTCCGGGAGGCCCATGTCCAGATGCTCGTTAATCACGTTGGCCGGGTAGCCCATAGCGAACAACTTTTGAGCCTGGCCCAGGAGTATGTCCCGATCTTCCTGTAGGGCCGGGATGGATTTGCGGTCGAACTCCGGCCAGACCCCCCCCGTGATGGTATGGCAAAGCTGGCCCCATAACCCCATTTCAATCAGGGTCATGTACGGGTCGAGGGTTGTCTCCCAAAAGCGTTTCCGGGCCACCTTATCCTTGGCGTAGGACCCGGTATCATCCTCGATGCCAAGCTCGCCTTTGGGGACCTTGTAGATGCCGCCCAATATTTCATCCCGGTTGAGCTTGCGTCCCTCCAGGAAGAGCATGTCAGATTGGGATATACCGGTCTGTTTATAGGTGATCCCGCCTTCCAGGAGGGCTATCTCATGGGCCTTATCGACGCCCTGGTGCCGGTCGTTCCATTGAGCCAGGAGACGGTCGAACTCCTCTTGTATGAGGTTTTCTTTACTCTCCAGGACCCCGCCCGGCTGTGCCCCGTTGACGAAAAAGTTCCGGTTGTATTTGGCGGCGTAGTAATCCTGTTCAAGGCTCAGTCGGGCAACCTCAAGAGGGGAGAGCCCCCGGTAATCATCGTAGGGATTGAACCGCTTGATATGGACAACCTCATGGGGCAGTAGCGGGAGCGGCTTCGTCTTACCACGATAAATCCAGCCCCGGATCAGGCCGCCCTCGCCGGGAACGTGCTGAAAGCGGCCCGGATGAAAGGTCCAGATTTCCTTGGGAACTTGGGTGGCATTTTCCCGGTCCAGGATATAGATAGACTCCCCGGTGATCCCCAGGAAGATCAGGGTAGCTTCGATAAGCTGGTACGTGCTCATCATGGGATTCGGAGTTTCAAAGAGCTTCACCAGGGGGCCGGACTCGACCAGGCGCTTGTCCTTTTTGGTACCGGTGTAGAAGCTCAGGGGCACCCCGGCGATGTTCTGGGAGATGGCATTAACACAGGCATAGACCCAGACGTGTTGGGCGTAGGGGCGCGTGACGCCGCTCAGGAGGTGCGACCATCCGGTGAAGGGAGTGGCGAAGAACATCTGCTCGATGGCGCCGAAGTTGGGGGAGGTGAGGGTGGCGGGGTCGGCCTGGCGCACTACCAGGTCACGGCCTGCCCCAGCGCCCCCGTCTCCGAAACCGCTTAATCTCTGGATGTAGTCGAATCCCCGGCTGATGAGTCCCATATAGGAAAAACTATCGGGGAAAAAATCATATTATGTCACAGGGCATTTGTGATTTTGGGGATTTTTATTGATGTAGGGTAATGGATTGATTATTCAGGCGAACTCATTTTGTGGAGAGGGTATTTTCCGGGCCAGGACGGCCCTTGGGATTTTTTGGCATGATATTTGACGTGGGGGTTTTGAGCAAAAAAAAGAGCCGGAGCCCCGAAGGGCCCCGGCTGAAAGTGTTACGTCATGTGGCGTCATGTTACGTCATGTCGTGACACTGCGCCACACCGAACAACATGGGTTGGGTGTTGTCGGGGATATTGTGAATCTCCCGATCTATCTGCCAATGATTTTTTATAAGCGACTCTTCTGCCGGAGTGATCAGGTCCCAGCCGGTGAGTTGTTCCACCTGCTTTAATTTGGCATAGAGCTTTTTTCTGATCTCCACCAGGAAGGGGCCGCAACCGACCGTGCCGTTTCGTCTGATCCGGGAGCGGTAGGCCTTGGTGTTGGCCGTGTTGACCAGGATTTCCTTGAATTCCTTCAAGGCGTGGTAGCGTTCGGCGTCCTGGGTATGAAAGCCGATCAATTCGAGCTGAGTGGATTTCTGCAGCGGGCAGGCCCAACAGCCATACCGGGCGTTGCCGACACAGACGCCGGCCTTTTCGCCATAGACGCACTCGTCCGAAGAGTATTTATAGACGTTGATCAGGTCGGTATGGTCGCCCCAGGGGCAGGGCTCTGTCATGAGGTATTCCCAGACATCATGAGCGGTCCAGTCCAGGATAGGGGCGTAATGGTTCGGCTTGTAATTCTTGGCCTTGTATATCCTGGCCCGCAGGGCGCTCTCAGAGCTTCTGACCCCGACAAAGACGGTGTACTCCTGGCCAGCGGTAACCTGCTTGATGTAATTTTTGATCGGGTCTATTTTGAGCTTCCCCGTGCACCATCTAAAACCCATGTGAGCGGCCGGGTAACCCATGCCCAGGACGGATACCCAAAAGGAGCCGCTTAATTCAGGGTGGACCGTGACCAGTTTGGCATTGATGCCGACCTGATCGATATAAGCCTGGATGCGCCCTTTGGTATGCTCGACATATTCCTGGAAATAGGGAATTTCCATGAGGGTGTCCGACGTGACTATATGCAGCGCCTTGCCGGTCCCCGCAATGGCCGTAATGGCCCCTTGCAGAACAACCGAGCTGTCTTTCCCGCCAGAAAATGAGACGATGTTGACCTCCCGCAGTTGCTGGCGAATTTCATTGATCATTGTACCGCTCATTTCACTGCACCGCCCTTGCCGCCTCTAAAAACGCCTCAGCAGCTTGCGAGTCCACGACTTCAAAGACAATCTCATCTCCGGAGCCGTCTTCAAACTTGGCTATGCGACGGCCCAGGTCATCCGTCCAGGCGCAGATAAAACGCCAATTTTGGTCAAAGGTGATCGTGATGATTTGCTGCCCATTATTTCCCATTCTTAATCTCCGGTTCCTTCATAGGGCACCTAAACCGCGGACAGGCACAAATCTCGCATACACACTCCCCGGTTCCGGTACAGACTTCACGGTAATTAGGGCAATCTGATTGCTTCGTGATGCTGTCCTTGAAAAACTTTGCATCGGCCAACCAATACCGGATGGCATAGCCGATAGCGTCTTGCATTTCATGACACACATCGAACAGGGATTCTTCTTCTTTGAGGTTGTTGTTAATGGCATGGTAAATTTCTTTATCGCAAACGGAGGGGAACCGATGCGCCTCAATCGTATCCGCCGCCAGTAGCAGTAGATATTTAAGTCGGGGACGGTCAATCATTGGTTTATTACCTCCACGGCCTGATTGCCAGGGACAACGCCGTCCCGATGAGCCAGACAAAGACAAGGACGAATCCCAGGAGGGCGCAACAGGCTACTATACCCATGATGTTCATGATTTGGGTGCGCATGGGCGCTCCTTCCCTGCCCTGAGTCCTTCCATAATAGCCCTGCTTATCGCCTCCTGCGCCTCATTAAGGCACACCGCACACAGAGCTATTATCCCATCAATATCAACCGTAGTGGCCAACTTGCCGCAGCGATCGCAAGAAAACTCGGTTTCGAACTTCTCGCCGTCCCATTTGTTGGGCAGGACTTGCAATGTCATAAGACCTCCTTAAACCCGGCCTCTATCGACCGGGCTTGTTTTGAACTGTGGTTATGTTCATGCCTTCCTCATATCGGATAGTGCCCGGCTGAGGTCAAGAGATGCCCGTCGCAGGGCTCCGCTTTCCTTGCAGCCGTCATAGGCGTACTTATCGTCTTTGGCCCGGGCTTCCAGGGCGTCATAAGCCAGAATGAGCCGTTTGACTTCGGCCATGGCCTTGAAAACCTTTTTTGGTTTCATGCCGCTTCCCTTGCCCCGGCCTTTTTGAGAGCTTGAAGCAGATTCATCCCCGATGCTCAAATAGCATGGTTATCAGGAACCGCTATGCAATTTGCCGTTAGATTAACCGCCACAAAGAGGTCCTGAGTGCAGGCACTCGGTTGATATCTGACAATAAGCAGCTGGTCACCATTACTACCCCGTAGGGTGGTGCCAGGTATAGTTTCTGAATTTTTCACGCCGCCCTCCTTACCATCAGATATTCCACGCCAGCCGCAGCAATCACGGCCCTCCCTTCCTCCGGGGCGCTTATTAATCCCCGTTCAAACAAGACGCGCATGGTGTTGATTTCGGCAAATTCCAGGGCCGGGAGAATCCAGCCGGGGCCGTATTTGTGGTGGCTTTTGTTGCGGACTTCCCGGAAATAGGCCACGGCCCCGGGGTGATTTAAGGCTTTTAGGACCCTGAGTTGGGCGGGGGATAGGGTCATGCCGCCTCCTTGGCCCCCGCCTTAACCTCCCCGTCCTCAAATACAAATCCCTCATTCAGGGGCTGCACCTGGCCGTCCATGAGCACCCATACCTGAAGGTACGGAGTGGGCGAGGGCCTGGCGTGGTCGGTGGTGGCGAAGATTAACACGGCGTCAAAATCCTGTCTTATGGCCATAATGAAATCAAGCAAAAAGGCTCTGTTCAAGGGGGAAAGGATGTCCGCCTCATCAATGAGCATGAGGCGCGCACCGGCCAGGTTTGCAAGGGCATACTGGAATGCAATCCCTACCCGATACCTGGCGGATTTCGAGAGTAAAACATAGGGCGTCGTGCCCCGGTAAACTTCAAGGTCTTGGGTAAGGTGGACCGGCTCATGTTCATCGCAGTCCGGGAACAGATATCCGGAGGCATACGACAGCTTCTCATTTACCGGTCCCAGGGCCTCAGACACGAGCTGTGAGGGGATACCTTCCGGGGCCAGGGCTTTAGCCAGGGCATCATAAAGGGCCACCTCCTTGTCAGCCTGAGACAGTTTCACCGCCACTGCATCTGCCGCGTCTTTCTTCCGCCAGAAGTCCCGTACCGCGTCCAGGAGGTCGAGCCCGATTTGCAGCCGGGCGTCCAGGGCGGCGATCTGTTTATCGATGCCGGCCGTGTCCTGGGCCTTGGTTTGGGTTTCCTTGGCCTTGACGATCTTGGCTTCCAGGACCTGCTTTTGCTTGCCGTAGTCGTCATAGACGGCCTGGGCGAGTTGGGTTTCCTTGAGGTCGGCTTCGATGGATGCCACGTTCTTTTGCAGTTCGGCCAGGTCGGTCTGGGCCTTTTTTAGGACCGCAGGGTCTACGTCCTTGGGCTTGGTTCCGGGGACCGCCTCTTTACCGGCGCTCGGGCACCCGATTTTATGGACAGGACAGAGGGCCGGGAAGCTCTTAGGGTCGGACCCCGCGGTCATGGCCGTGATCTTGGCTTGCAGGTCCGCCACCAGCCCCTTATTAATTTCCAGGGCCTTTGTGCTGCGCTCAACCTCCCCTTCTTCCGGGGGTTCGGGGGCACCGGCTTCCATGGACTGCAACTCCGCCTCCAGGTCCGGAAGTCTGTCGGCCTTGGCTTCAGCTTTGCCGCGCTGCTTTAAGAGTTTATCGCGTTCGGCCCTGAGGGTGGATAGTCCTGATTCCACGTCGACCTGCTGGATATCGGGGAGGATGTGGATGGTGTCCCCGATGGTGAGTTGGGTTTCCGGTTCCTGGACTTGGGCGTCGTCGCGGGTGCGCTTGGCGATGCGGCGGCGGGTTACGGCTTCGGTTTCGGCTGCTTTAAAACCCTGGGCAGCGGCAATGTCGGACAAATCGGGTACGCACTTTAACCAGCGGCCCTCTGAGGCGGCTTCGGGCTCAACAAGGGCCGAAAGCCTTTTTGAAATTTCCGCGGCCGAAGGATTCAATCCCGGCAACATCCGAAACAGCACCCCCCGCCGCTCCTTGTCCGCCATGGACAAAAACGTGAGAGGGTCACAAAGGATCGCCGCCATGACCTGATCATCGGGGATCGGGCCGACTACGCTTGCCGCAGTCTTGGGAGTCTTCTTGCGGATGATTTGGGGCGGCTTGTCCGGGTGCCTGTCGGGCATGGACTCAAGGGTGATAACCACCTCTGCGGCCTTAGCGCCTTCTTTGATGAGGGATGCCTGTTGCTCATGGGTCTTAAGTCCGCGAGCCTGGCCGGTGAGACCGTAAGCGATAGCGTCCCGGATTGACGACTTACCAGCTTCATTTTCGCCCACGATAAGGTGGAGGGGTGCCCCGGAAAGGTCCATCTCCAAGTCTGTGATAGCCAAAAAATTATGGATCGAAATCTTGTCAATCTTCAAAATACCCTCCTTTCAAAAAGTAGGGGCCGGGTTGCCCCAGCCCCTGTTGTTGCCCGTGCCTTGCCTTGTCGTGCCCCACCAAGCCAAGCCGCGCCGCGCCGCGCCTTGCCGTGCCCCACCATGCCGCGCACGGCCTTACCCGATCGTGCCTTGCCTCGACAAGACATATCCCTATTTCTTCTCAAAAAATTCCAGCGTCTGTGAAAAGGTTAATTTCTCCATTTTTTCGGAGATGACCCCTTCAATAGCTGCAACTGTCTTGGGTTTGGTTATCCGATTAACCATCGCCAATAGTGTAGCTACAGTATTATGTTTTATTTTTAGATGGTCAGGCAGACCGGCATAATTATTTAGGCAGATTAAGGTCTTAAACCCATTTCTGGCCCTACCTCTTGCCCTATCAAGGGCCTTATGCCCGGCTCCTACGATTTCATCATCTTCCAAACACTTTAGGCCGACGTTTGGCATGACCCCAAAAGCCTTTCTGTTAATGCTCCGGGCCTTATTTCGAGCCGTGAACAGGCTTGCATAGGCGTCTGTCTGTACGTCCCGGCCAATTAGCTCGTTTAATTCCTCATAGGTGATTATTTCCCCAGGGTTCACCTGAATTATCCGATCATAAAGCACCTGGGCATCAATGCCGATTTTGAATAGCTTTTTGTCTTGCATAAAAACTCCCTTGCCTTGCGTTGCCTGGCCCGGCCGAGCCCTGACGTGTCGAGCCCAGCGCCGCTCCGCCAAGAAAAACGTTTAATCTTCTTCTTCGAGTTCTACGGTTTCCACTACCTTGAACCTGCCATAAAAGCCATTATTTGCGGGCCGAAAGCGACCCAAACCGATGAACTTCCCCATGGCATCCAAATGTTTATCAAAGACCGCCTTGGTAATGATATTGTCCAGGACATAGACGACCAGGTCCCCACCCCATTCAGGAATAACCGGAAAGAATTTCCATACCCGCTTACCGCCACCCCGCTTGCCATCGGACGGTACAAAAAGGCGCTCTCCCTGCACCTCGCTTTTCAGAACCGGCAAGACCATGGGGTCCATCACCATGATCCCGCTTTCAAAGTGTTTCGTGTAGGTTTTTTGGCCTTCATATTTGATGCTCAAGAATTTGGCGATAGCTGCCAACCCGTTCTTGAAGGCCGTGGGCGGAATAATAATGTGCCCGGTCTCGTCAACGTGCGTCTTTTCCCGCCAAGTCCGGGTTTCATAAGCATCGGGCAATTCCCTTTCCAGCTTCGGGGTTTCGTGGTGCTTAGACTGTGAATAGGCAGAAATTCCTTTGATTGTTGCAATGATACGCCTCATAGTAATGTTCTCCTTGCCGCGCTATTGCGCAGGATTAAAGTTTGAAACCTTGCCTTGCCACGCGTTGCCTTGCCCCACCGCGCCATGTCTTGCCACGCCCTGCCATGGCCATTAAAAGGTTTGTGCGGAAAAATCCCGCCCAAAAATCATATTGGAATAATTCATACCGGGGCCACACCCCTGTTGCCGGAATTACCGCCAGATATTATGACTGTAGTGCGATTGCCCTCGACGGCTTAACCTGTGAGTGAAATCAAAACAGGCATCCCAGCGTGTACCGCCTCAGCGTGCAGCGTGAAGGGTAGAGGGCGTTGCGGAAAATTATTCGATGGGACGAAAGGTACCGAGCAGGAGGTTATCGGGAAGCGTTTTAGCGATAACTACGGCATATTCTGCCTTATTGGAAATGCGGATAGAGATACCTGCATAGATACCAAAATCCTCACCGGCCTCGATGCCCTCACCGGCCTCGATGCCCCAACCGGCCTCGATGCCCGAACCGGCCTTGATGCCCTCACCGGCCTCGATGCCCCAACCGGCCTTGATGCCCTCACCGGCCTCGATGCCCTCACCGGCCTCGATGCCCTCACCGGCCTCGATGCCCGAACCGGCCTCGATGCCCCAACCGGCCTCGATGCCCCAACCGGCCTTGATGCCCCAACCGGCCTTGATGCCCTCACCGGCCTCGATGCCCTCACCGGCCTTGATGCCCTCACCGGCCTTGATGCCCGAACCGGAAACAAGCCTTTTGGCAATTTTGATAAATCCAGCCACCTTAATGCAGCCTGCAAAAAAGAGGCTTCCTTTAATTTCCAGGTTGCCCTTTACTTCAAGAATTGCCTTGGTAGGTCCGGCTTTTTCTAAGAGCCATGATGCCCAATCGTCTCGGCCATCAGAAGCTAATTTATCCAAGACGCCTTGGTATTCCCCACCATCGGGAAAATTCTGCAAGAACCAGTTCCGGCCACAGCGACACGCTGATTTTTCTTCGAGCCATTCTTTAGTGATTTGCATCTACGCCTCCTATAATATTTCGAGTGGACCGGCCTTTACCTTGCGGAGGGTGGCCGGGACCGGTTGGGGGGAATCACACCTCCTTGGCCTTGTGGAATTTCACCGTCTCCGTCTCTTTCTGTTCGGCCCCCGCCAGGATCCGTTCAATCAGGGCCTTGCGCTCCTTGGACCGCTTGCCGGTGAGCCCCATCAATTTCAGGCCTGAGTCCAGGGAGGTCTTGCCGATCTTGAGCACTTTCCAGACGT contains the following coding sequences:
- a CDS encoding ATP-binding protein produces the protein MKIDKISIHNFLAITDLEMDLSGAPLHLIVGENEAGKSSIRDAIAYGLTGQARGLKTHEQQASLIKEGAKAAEVVITLESMPDRHPDKPPQIIRKKTPKTAASVVGPIPDDQVMAAILCDPLTFLSMADKERRGVLFRMLPGLNPSAAEISKRLSALVEPEAASEGRWLKCVPDLSDIAAAQGFKAAETEAVTRRRIAKRTRDDAQVQEPETQLTIGDTIHILPDIQQVDVESGLSTLRAERDKLLKQRGKAEAKADRLPDLEAELQSMEAGAPEPPEEGEVERSTKALEINKGLVADLQAKITAMTAGSDPKSFPALCPVHKIGCPSAGKEAVPGTKPKDVDPAVLKKAQTDLAELQKNVASIEADLKETQLAQAVYDDYGKQKQVLEAKIVKAKETQTKAQDTAGIDKQIAALDARLQIGLDLLDAVRDFWRKKDAADAVAVKLSQADKEVALYDALAKALAPEGIPSQLVSEALGPVNEKLSYASGYLFPDCDEHEPVHLTQDLEVYRGTTPYVLLSKSARYRVGIAFQYALANLAGARLMLIDEADILSPLNRAFLLDFIMAIRQDFDAVLIFATTDHARPSPTPYLQVWVLMDGQVQPLNEGFVFEDGEVKAGAKEAA